The following proteins come from a genomic window of Sebastes fasciatus isolate fSebFas1 chromosome 6, fSebFas1.pri, whole genome shotgun sequence:
- the LOC141769717 gene encoding UDP-glucuronosyltransferase 2C1-like isoform X1 → MKPGQRLSVCVLLVLCVTWSVNGGNILVWYTDGSHWINMKPVLETLIDRGHRVTVLVPSTSLYMKTSEPSRFGYEPFNVSVSMETMEEFQKDFFHFSMYEMDHMSYLQIYIKFMDIMKTNQQHGLKYLDGVLKSESIMKKLKEGKYELLLADPVFPGSDLVAEILGIPLVFSLRFSLASHWERYCGQLPAPPSFVPGAMSKLTDKMDFSERLWNLLFYALQDVVLNHIFWKDLDKYYTEVKGTPTSACEMMGKADIWLMRTYWDFDFPRPFLPNFKFVGGIHCRPAKPLPEDMEEFVQSSGDAGIVVFSLGSLIKNITTEKGNMIAAALAQIPQKVLWRYSGEKPATLGANTRIYEWLPQNDLLGHPKTRAFITHGGTNGIYEAIYHGVPMVGIPLFGDQPDNMVHITAKGAAITLHLNFMKTEDLRDAVNTVINDKSYKEKTMWLSSIHHDRPMSPRDEAVFWIEFTMRNKGAQHLRVQAHELTWYQYHSLDVLAFLLAIVLLLVLLFIKTCSFCFRRCCGRKGRTKRKAE, encoded by the exons ATGAAGCCGGGGCAGCGTCTCTCCGTTTGTGTCCTGCTGGTACTTTGTGTGACATGGAGCGTAAATGGAGGGAACATTTTGGTGTGGTACACTGACGGCAGCCACTGGATTAACATGAAGCCTGTGCTAGAGACGCTGATCGACAGGGGACACCGGGTAACGGTTCTGGTCCCGAGCACGTCGTTGTACATGAAAACCAGTGAGCCTTCTCGCTTTGGCTACGAACCCTTCAACGTCTCTGTCTCAATGGAGACCATGGAGGAGTTCCAAAAAGACTTCTTTCATTTCTCCATGTATGAGATGGATCACATGAGCTACTTGCAGATTTACATCAAATTCATGGATATAATGAAAACCAACCAGCAGCATGGTTTGAAATATTTGGACGGCGTGCTGAAATCAGAATCCATCATGAAGAAGCTGAAAGAGGGAAAATATGAACTTCTCCTGGCTGACCCCGTCTTCCCCGGCAGTGACTTAGTAGCAGAGATTTTGGGCATCCCCCTGGTCTTCTCCCTGCGCTTCTCCCTAGCCAGTCATTGGGAGAGATATTGTGGTCAGCTACCCGCTCCTCCTTCCTTTGTCCCCGGTGCTATGAGCAAACTGACTGACAAAATGGACTTCTCTGAGAGACTGTGGAACCTCCTCTTCTACGCACTGCAGGATGTTGTGCTGAATCACATTTTTTGGAAAGACCTCGATAAATATTACACTGAAGTCAAAG GAACACCCACCAGTGCCTGCGAGATGATGGGTAAAGCAGATATCTGGTTGATGCGAACCTATTGGGATTTTGATTTCCCTCGTCCTTTCCTCCCTAACTTCAAATTTGTTGGTGGGATCCACTGCCGTCCTGCTAAACCTTTACCAGAG GATATGGAGGAGTTTGTGCAGAGTTCTGGAGACGCTGGCATTGTGGTCTTCAGTTTGGGATCATTGATCAAGAACATCACTACAGAGAAGGGGAATATGATAGCTGCAGCCCTCGCTCAGATCCCACAAAAG GTGTTGTGGAGGTACAGTGGAGAAAAACCAGCGACTCTAGGTGCCAATACCAGAATATACGAATGGCTCCCTCAGAATGACCTACTTG GTCACCCAAAGACCAGAGCTTTCATCACCCATGGTGGCACAAATGGGATTTATGAGGCCATCTACCACGGTGTTCCAATGGTGGGCATCCCCCTGTTCGGTGACCAGCCAGACAACATGGTCCATATTACGGCTAAGGGCGCTGCAATTACTCTACACTTGAACTTCATGAAGACTGAAGACCTTAGAGACGCAGTCAATACTGTCATCAATGACAAATC GTACAAAGAGAAAACCATGTGGCTGTCCAGTATCCACCACGACAGACCAATGAGTCCTCGGGATGAGGCGGTATTCTGGATCGAGTTCACCATGAGAAACAAAGGGGCCCAGCACCTGAGGGTCCAGGCCCATGAGCTCACCTGGTACCAGTATCACAGCCTGGATGTCCTGGCCTTCCTCCTCGCCATCGTTCTGCTCCTAGTACTCCTCTTCATCAAGACCTGCAGTTTCTGCTTCCGGAGGTGCTGCGGCAGAAAGGGAAGGACGAAGAGAAAAGCTGAGTAA
- the tal2 gene encoding T-cell acute lymphocytic leukemia protein 2, whose translation MTRKVFTNTRERWRQHNVNTAFAELRKLIPTHPPEKKLSKNEILRLAMRYITFLVQLLESQTGQPASHSPTALLTFLRGNMEQLISPPHPWALTSDTEVPSPGSSCDSSEAW comes from the coding sequence ATGACCAGAAAGGTGTTCACCAACACAAGGGAGCGCTGGCGCCAGCACAACGTCAACACCGCCTTCGCCGAGCTCCGCAAGCTCATCCCCACCCATCCTCCAGAGAAGAAGCTGAGCAAGAACGAGATCCTGCGTCTGGCCATGCGCTACATCACCTTCCTGGTGCAGCTGCTGGAGAGCCAGACCGGCCAGCCGGCCAGCCACTCCCCCACCGCTCTGCTCACCTTCCTCAGAGGAAACATGGAGCAACTGATCTCCCCTCCACACCCCTGGGCCCTGACCAGCGACACAGAAGTCCCGTCACCTGGATCCAGCTGCGACAGCTCCGAGGCCTGGTAG